One genomic window of Struthio camelus isolate bStrCam1 chromosome 1, bStrCam1.hap1, whole genome shotgun sequence includes the following:
- the ANKRD16 gene encoding ankyrin repeat domain-containing protein 16 isoform X1: MAEGDRPKRLLRLVRAGRLDLLREALRPDEAAGPAARPGGSGAGLLHHAARHGRLDVLAYLVEALGMGLEGLDGDYKRPLHEAASAGRAACVSYLLRKGASVDCLKKADWTPLMMACTRQNLEVIKLLVEHGANPLLKNKDGWNCFHIASREGHLHVLQYLLAVSPGSWDTESTIKRTPLHTAAMHGRFDVVELLLERCQYKPDSRDNCGVTPFMDAIQNGHVNIARLLLQKHQACPSAVDALGAQALHLAAITAQDGAIRFLVSELGVDVNERATALQLTALHYAAKEGHVRTIETLLSLGADVHAKDGKSRSALHMACAGQHAAAARILLRAGLRDSPDSTGTLARQLARKPDVIQLFQEMDVST, from the exons ATGGCCGAAGGCGACAGGCCCAAGCGGCTGCTGCGGCTGGTGCGGGCGGGCAGGCTGGACCTCCTGAGGGAAGCGCTGCGGCCCGACGaggccgccgggccggcggcgaggcCCGGGGGTTCGGGGGCCGGGCTGCTGCACCACGCCGCCCGCCACGGCCGCCTCGACGTCCTCGCCTACCTCGTGGAGGCCCTGGGCATGGGCCTGGAGGGCCTCGACGGCGACTACAAGCGGCCCCTGCACGAAGCCGCctcggcgggccgcgccgcctgcGTCTCgtacctgctgcggaagggcgccAGCGTCGACTGCCTGAAAAAGGCCGACTG GACTCCTCTGATGATGGCTTGCACCAGGCAAAACCTGGAGGTGATCAAACTTCTCGTGGAGCATGGAGCAAACCCGCTGCTGAAGAACAAGGACGGCTGGAATTGCTTCCACATCGCGAGCCGGGAGGGCCATCTCCATGTCCTCCAGTACCTGCTGGCTGTATCCCCAGGCAGCTGGGACACGGAGAGCACGATAAAGAGGACGCCCTTGCACACAGCGG CGATGCACGGCCGTTTCGACGTGGTGGAGCTGCTCCTGGAGCG GTGCCAGTACAAACCTGACAGCAGGGACAACTGTGGAGTCACTCCCTTTATGGATGCTATCCAGAACGGGCATGTCAACATTGCCCGGCTGCTCCTGCAAAAACACCAG GCCTGTCCTTCAGCTGTAGACGCGTTGGGCGCTCAGGCTCTGCACCTTGCAGCCATCACGGCCCAGGATGGAGCCATCCGCTTCCTCGTCTCCGAGCTGGGTGTTGATGTTAATGAGAGAGCGACGGCCCTCCAACTCACAGCGCTCCACTACGCAGCCAAG GAAGGACACGTGCGCACCATTGAGACGCTGCTGTCCCTCGGCGCCGACGTCCACGCGAAGGATGGGAAGAGCCGTTCTG ccctgcacatGGCCTGCGCAGGGCAGCACGCAGCCGCCGCACGGATCCTGCTCCGCGCTGGGCTGCGGGACTCCCCGGACAGCACGGGCACCCTGGCACGGCAGCTTGCAAGGAAGCCGGATGTCATCCAGCTTTTCCAAGAAATGGATGTTAGTACGTGA
- the ANKRD16 gene encoding ankyrin repeat domain-containing protein 16 isoform X3 → MAEGDRPKRLLRLVRAGRLDLLREALRPDEAAGPAARPGGSGAGLLHHAARHGRLDVLAYLVEALGMGLEGLDGDYKRPLHEAASAGRAACVSYLLRKGASVDCLKKADWTPLMMACTRQNLEVIKLLVEHGANPLLKNKDGWNCFHIASREGHLHVLQYLLAVSPGSWDTESTIKRTPLHTAAMHGRFDVVELLLERCQYKPDSRDNCGVTPFMDAIQNGHVNIARLLLQKHQACPSAVDALGAQALHLAAITAQDGAIRFLVSELGVDVNERATALQLTALHYAAKEGHVRTIETLLSLGADVHAKDGKSRSGRSLGGLDFLQREANVCS, encoded by the exons ATGGCCGAAGGCGACAGGCCCAAGCGGCTGCTGCGGCTGGTGCGGGCGGGCAGGCTGGACCTCCTGAGGGAAGCGCTGCGGCCCGACGaggccgccgggccggcggcgaggcCCGGGGGTTCGGGGGCCGGGCTGCTGCACCACGCCGCCCGCCACGGCCGCCTCGACGTCCTCGCCTACCTCGTGGAGGCCCTGGGCATGGGCCTGGAGGGCCTCGACGGCGACTACAAGCGGCCCCTGCACGAAGCCGCctcggcgggccgcgccgcctgcGTCTCgtacctgctgcggaagggcgccAGCGTCGACTGCCTGAAAAAGGCCGACTG GACTCCTCTGATGATGGCTTGCACCAGGCAAAACCTGGAGGTGATCAAACTTCTCGTGGAGCATGGAGCAAACCCGCTGCTGAAGAACAAGGACGGCTGGAATTGCTTCCACATCGCGAGCCGGGAGGGCCATCTCCATGTCCTCCAGTACCTGCTGGCTGTATCCCCAGGCAGCTGGGACACGGAGAGCACGATAAAGAGGACGCCCTTGCACACAGCGG CGATGCACGGCCGTTTCGACGTGGTGGAGCTGCTCCTGGAGCG GTGCCAGTACAAACCTGACAGCAGGGACAACTGTGGAGTCACTCCCTTTATGGATGCTATCCAGAACGGGCATGTCAACATTGCCCGGCTGCTCCTGCAAAAACACCAG GCCTGTCCTTCAGCTGTAGACGCGTTGGGCGCTCAGGCTCTGCACCTTGCAGCCATCACGGCCCAGGATGGAGCCATCCGCTTCCTCGTCTCCGAGCTGGGTGTTGATGTTAATGAGAGAGCGACGGCCCTCCAACTCACAGCGCTCCACTACGCAGCCAAG GAAGGACACGTGCGCACCATTGAGACGCTGCTGTCCCTCGGCGCCGACGTCCACGCGAAGGATGGGAAGAGCCGTTCTG GGCGTTCCCTCGGCGGACTTGATTTCCTTCAGCGGGAAGCCAACGTTTGCAGCTGA
- the ANKRD16 gene encoding ankyrin repeat domain-containing protein 16 isoform X4: MAEGDRPKRLLRLVRAGRLDLLREALRPDEAAGPAARPGGSGAGLLHHAARHGRLDVLAYLVEALGMGLEGLDGDYKRPLHEAASAGRAACVSYLLRKGASVDCLKKADWTPLMMACTRQNLEVIKLLVEHGANPLLKNKDGWNCFHIASREGHLHVLQYLLAVSPGSWDTESTIKRTPLHTAAMHGRFDVVELLLERCQYKPDSRDNCGVTPFMDAIQNGHVNIARLLLQKHQACPSAVDALGAQALHLAAITAQDGAIRFLVSELGVDVNERATALQLTALHYAAKLIPCHCPSTPGQSHTPINGF, encoded by the exons ATGGCCGAAGGCGACAGGCCCAAGCGGCTGCTGCGGCTGGTGCGGGCGGGCAGGCTGGACCTCCTGAGGGAAGCGCTGCGGCCCGACGaggccgccgggccggcggcgaggcCCGGGGGTTCGGGGGCCGGGCTGCTGCACCACGCCGCCCGCCACGGCCGCCTCGACGTCCTCGCCTACCTCGTGGAGGCCCTGGGCATGGGCCTGGAGGGCCTCGACGGCGACTACAAGCGGCCCCTGCACGAAGCCGCctcggcgggccgcgccgcctgcGTCTCgtacctgctgcggaagggcgccAGCGTCGACTGCCTGAAAAAGGCCGACTG GACTCCTCTGATGATGGCTTGCACCAGGCAAAACCTGGAGGTGATCAAACTTCTCGTGGAGCATGGAGCAAACCCGCTGCTGAAGAACAAGGACGGCTGGAATTGCTTCCACATCGCGAGCCGGGAGGGCCATCTCCATGTCCTCCAGTACCTGCTGGCTGTATCCCCAGGCAGCTGGGACACGGAGAGCACGATAAAGAGGACGCCCTTGCACACAGCGG CGATGCACGGCCGTTTCGACGTGGTGGAGCTGCTCCTGGAGCG GTGCCAGTACAAACCTGACAGCAGGGACAACTGTGGAGTCACTCCCTTTATGGATGCTATCCAGAACGGGCATGTCAACATTGCCCGGCTGCTCCTGCAAAAACACCAG GCCTGTCCTTCAGCTGTAGACGCGTTGGGCGCTCAGGCTCTGCACCTTGCAGCCATCACGGCCCAGGATGGAGCCATCCGCTTCCTCGTCTCCGAGCTGGGTGTTGATGTTAATGAGAGAGCGACGGCCCTCCAACTCACAGCGCTCCACTACGCAGCCAAG CTCATCCCATGTCACTGTCCATCTACTCCTGGCCAGTCCCATACCCCGATTAATGGTTTTTAG
- the ANKRD16 gene encoding ankyrin repeat domain-containing protein 16 isoform X2 gives MAEGDRPKRLLRLVRAGRLDLLREALRPDEAAGPAARPGGSGAGLLHHAARHGRLDVLAYLVEALGMGLEGLDGDYKRPLHEAASAGRAACVSYLLRKGASVDCLKKADWTPLMMACTRQNLEVIKLLVEHGANPLLKNKDGWNCFHIASREGHLHVLQYLLAVSPGSWDTESTIKRTPLHTAAMHGRFDVVELLLERCQYKPDSRDNCGVTPFMDAIQNGHVNIARLLLQKHQACPSAVDALGAQALHLAAITAQDGAIRFLVSELGVDVNERATALQLTALHYAAKEGHVRTIETLLSLGADVHAKDGKSRSGLSLHCGLSLGGGTEALIWVSLCPAAYFA, from the exons ATGGCCGAAGGCGACAGGCCCAAGCGGCTGCTGCGGCTGGTGCGGGCGGGCAGGCTGGACCTCCTGAGGGAAGCGCTGCGGCCCGACGaggccgccgggccggcggcgaggcCCGGGGGTTCGGGGGCCGGGCTGCTGCACCACGCCGCCCGCCACGGCCGCCTCGACGTCCTCGCCTACCTCGTGGAGGCCCTGGGCATGGGCCTGGAGGGCCTCGACGGCGACTACAAGCGGCCCCTGCACGAAGCCGCctcggcgggccgcgccgcctgcGTCTCgtacctgctgcggaagggcgccAGCGTCGACTGCCTGAAAAAGGCCGACTG GACTCCTCTGATGATGGCTTGCACCAGGCAAAACCTGGAGGTGATCAAACTTCTCGTGGAGCATGGAGCAAACCCGCTGCTGAAGAACAAGGACGGCTGGAATTGCTTCCACATCGCGAGCCGGGAGGGCCATCTCCATGTCCTCCAGTACCTGCTGGCTGTATCCCCAGGCAGCTGGGACACGGAGAGCACGATAAAGAGGACGCCCTTGCACACAGCGG CGATGCACGGCCGTTTCGACGTGGTGGAGCTGCTCCTGGAGCG GTGCCAGTACAAACCTGACAGCAGGGACAACTGTGGAGTCACTCCCTTTATGGATGCTATCCAGAACGGGCATGTCAACATTGCCCGGCTGCTCCTGCAAAAACACCAG GCCTGTCCTTCAGCTGTAGACGCGTTGGGCGCTCAGGCTCTGCACCTTGCAGCCATCACGGCCCAGGATGGAGCCATCCGCTTCCTCGTCTCCGAGCTGGGTGTTGATGTTAATGAGAGAGCGACGGCCCTCCAACTCACAGCGCTCCACTACGCAGCCAAG GAAGGACACGTGCGCACCATTGAGACGCTGCTGTCCCTCGGCGCCGACGTCCACGCGAAGGATGGGAAGAGCCGTTCTG GGTTGAGCCTGCATTGTGGCCTTTCCCTTGGGGGAGGAACAGAAGCACTCATTTGggtttctctctgcccagctgcctaTTTTGCATGA